A stretch of Clostridia bacterium DNA encodes these proteins:
- a CDS encoding DUF1638 domain-containing protein produces the protein MKTLLIACETLKEELLFVITEGNIHDLDIEWVDGGLHENPEKLQNRIQSLIENYDGVYDFILLGYGYCGGGIKDLISKKSTLIVPKVSDCISLLLGSEKVRMEINERDHPFFMTKGWARCMDQVGILCIQRIKDKYGYEKTSNIFQQMFSGYKAIDVIETGCYSMAEVREKVDELNDLIGLPENIIEGDLNIILALLSKNWNTQFIIKQPGEAISQNDFELDSLS, from the coding sequence ATGAAAACACTATTGATTGCTTGTGAAACGTTAAAAGAAGAATTATTATTCGTGATTACCGAGGGAAATATTCATGATTTAGATATAGAATGGGTCGATGGTGGTTTACATGAGAATCCAGAAAAACTTCAAAATAGAATCCAGTCTCTGATTGAAAATTACGATGGAGTATACGATTTTATTTTGTTGGGATATGGATATTGTGGGGGCGGGATTAAAGACCTGATTTCTAAAAAATCTACGCTAATTGTTCCGAAAGTGAGTGATTGTATCTCTTTGCTATTGGGAAGTGAAAAGGTAAGGATGGAGATCAATGAGAGAGACCATCCATTTTTCATGACGAAAGGCTGGGCTAGATGCATGGACCAAGTTGGAATATTGTGCATCCAAAGAATCAAAGATAAATATGGCTATGAAAAAACGAGTAATATTTTCCAACAGATGTTTTCAGGCTATAAGGCGATTGATGTTATCGAAACTGGCTGCTATTCCATGGCAGAAGTTCGGGAAAAGGTAGATGAGCTAAATGATTTAATTGGATTGCCGGAGAATATTATTGAAGGTGATTTAAATATAATTTTGGCGTTACTATCTAAGAATTGGAATACACAGTTTATAATCAAACAACCAGGAGAAGCAATTTCACAAAACGACTTTGAACTAGATTCACTTTCATAA
- a CDS encoding ferredoxin:glutaredoxin reductase: MEKRIEKLYQQIENEIAGKGYYLNPDREFVNMLLKGLLENQDRYGYQSCPCRLSVGKKEDDMDLICPCDYRDDDLAEYGACYCALYVDEEVFAGTKSVRSIPERRRKKAVSNLVDAKLSDQGLAYPVYRCKVCGYLMAKDQPPKRCPICGVDQERFERFI; encoded by the coding sequence ATGGAAAAACGGATTGAAAAACTGTATCAGCAAATTGAAAATGAAATTGCTGGTAAGGGATATTATTTAAACCCAGACCGGGAATTTGTAAACATGCTCTTAAAGGGATTATTGGAAAACCAAGATCGTTATGGATACCAATCCTGCCCCTGTCGCCTTTCAGTTGGGAAAAAGGAAGACGATATGGACCTTATCTGTCCCTGTGATTATCGGGATGATGATTTGGCAGAGTATGGTGCCTGCTATTGTGCCTTGTATGTAGACGAAGAAGTATTTGCTGGGACCAAAAGTGTCCGTTCAATACCGGAAAGACGACGGAAAAAAGCTGTGTCAAATCTGGTTGATGCAAAACTATCCGATCAAGGACTTGCTTATCCAGTGTATCGATGCAAGGTTTGTGGATATCTTATGGCAAAGGATCAGCCCCCCAAACGTTGCCCAATATGTGGTGTTGATCAAGAACGTTTTGAACGATTCATCTAA
- the rbfA gene encoding 30S ribosome-binding factor RbfA, with product MSKQRARRVSEEIKKEVAKIIRDNVKDPRVGFVTITSVDLSGDLSVAKIYFSVMGEQNTIDETVAALESAKGYIRREISQRIKLRHVPEIHFLYDHSIEQGTHIDALLEKIKQGEASE from the coding sequence ATGAGCAAACAAAGAGCAAGAAGAGTATCTGAGGAAATAAAGAAAGAAGTAGCCAAGATTATTCGTGATAACGTGAAGGATCCCCGCGTGGGATTCGTAACCATCACCAGTGTGGATTTGTCTGGAGACTTAAGTGTAGCTAAAATTTATTTTAGCGTTATGGGTGAACAAAACACCATCGATGAGACTGTAGCTGCTCTAGAAAGTGCGAAGGGTTACATTCGGCGCGAAATTAGCCAACGCATAAAGCTAAGACATGTGCCAGAGATTCATTTTTTATATGATCACTCCATTGAACAAGGTACACATATTGACGCTTTGCTGGAGAAAATCAAGCAAGGTGAAGCTAGTGAGTAA
- a CDS encoding YlxR family protein: MRNNKIPMRSCVGCREKKEKKDLLRIVRTPDMEIKIDPKGKAPGRGAYLCKKEECLHKAIKNKNLSRALEMELSDDLIVELNNQVLKHE; encoded by the coding sequence ATGAGGAATAATAAAATACCAATGCGTAGTTGTGTGGGTTGCAGGGAAAAGAAAGAAAAGAAAGATTTGCTGCGAATTGTTCGCACACCAGATATGGAAATTAAGATAGACCCAAAAGGCAAGGCACCCGGCAGAGGGGCTTACTTATGTAAGAAAGAAGAATGCTTACACAAGGCCATTAAGAATAAAAATCTGTCCAGAGCATTGGAAATGGAACTAAGTGATGATCTGATTGTAGAGTTGAACAACCAGGTTTTGAAACATGAATGA
- the nusA gene encoding transcription termination/antitermination protein NusA: protein MNKEFISALKEIEKEKGISIDILLEALEAALISAYKKNFSTPQSVRVVIDRELGDIQVFAQTNIVEEVNDERMEISLEDAKKIDIEYEVGDVIEEEVTPRDFGRIAAQTAKQVVVQRIREAERNIIYEEFSNRTSDIITGVVQRIENGNIFIDFGKTEGMLPVAEQISKERYNTGDRIKIYIVEVKKTNKGPQIIISRTHPGLIKRLFELEVPEIHDGTVEIKSVSREPGARSKIAVYSENDNVDAVGSCVGPKGSRVQRVVDELSGEKIDIINWNEDPRLFVANALSPSKVVEIFLEEGTNAARVVVPDNQLSLAIGKEGQNVRLAAKLTGWKIDIKSETQMEQYIEEHGGEEAFRIEGSDFTLRLAAIMADEDEETPEETEEVLEEEILKEAVEEEVIQTDEE, encoded by the coding sequence ATGAATAAGGAATTTATCTCAGCTTTAAAAGAAATTGAGAAGGAAAAAGGCATATCGATAGACATTCTTTTAGAAGCATTGGAAGCAGCATTGATTTCAGCTTATAAAAAGAATTTTAGTACACCTCAAAGCGTTCGAGTAGTAATTGATAGGGAACTTGGTGATATTCAAGTCTTTGCTCAAACCAACATTGTTGAAGAAGTCAATGATGAGCGGATGGAAATCTCACTTGAGGATGCTAAAAAAATTGATATCGAATACGAAGTAGGCGATGTGATTGAGGAAGAAGTAACACCTCGCGACTTTGGTCGTATTGCAGCTCAAACTGCGAAACAGGTTGTTGTACAACGAATCCGCGAAGCGGAAAGAAATATCATTTATGAAGAATTCAGCAACCGTACTAGTGATATTATTACTGGTGTAGTACAGCGTATTGAAAACGGTAACATTTTTATTGATTTTGGAAAGACGGAAGGAATGTTGCCAGTAGCGGAGCAAATTAGCAAGGAACGCTACAATACGGGCGATCGAATCAAAATATATATTGTGGAAGTTAAAAAGACCAATAAGGGTCCACAAATAATTATTTCTAGAACGCATCCTGGTCTGATTAAGAGATTGTTCGAATTGGAAGTTCCTGAAATTCATGATGGAACTGTGGAAATTAAGAGCGTTTCAAGAGAACCAGGTGCAAGAAGTAAAATTGCAGTTTATTCTGAAAACGACAATGTTGATGCTGTTGGCTCCTGTGTAGGACCAAAAGGCTCGCGTGTCCAAAGGGTCGTAGATGAACTTTCTGGGGAAAAAATTGATATTATCAATTGGAATGAGGATCCACGCCTTTTTGTAGCCAATGCTTTATCGCCTTCAAAAGTTGTAGAGATCTTTTTAGAAGAAGGTACGAATGCAGCAAGAGTTGTTGTACCAGATAATCAACTTTCACTAGCCATCGGCAAGGAAGGACAAAATGTACGACTAGCGGCAAAATTGACTGGTTGGAAAATTGATATTAAAAGCGAAACTCAGATGGAGCAATATATTGAGGAACATGGCGGCGAGGAGGCATTTCGGATTGAGGGATCTGATTTCACACTTCGGCTAGCTGCAATAATGGCAGATGAAGATGAAGAAACGCCAGAAGAAACAGAAGAAGTATTAGAAGAAGAAATATTGAAAGAAGCAGTGGAAGAGGAAGTGATCCAAACGGATGAGGAATAA
- the infB gene encoding translation initiation factor IF-2 — MGKKRLYELAKELKTTNQEMLWVVNKLGIEAKNHMSTLAPDDEKKVRAFIAEAFKRLEQKENERKRAVKERKDAEKREAARREAEEKKKSEDATKRKPAARPATDRRPQPRQDRSRDSRPPRKADIPDEKPAFEIKPSKKLKQAPPKKKIYNSDEERRQKKIKKEKIDRNLSLSERRSYQKTRKKKSKGPKQPPALITEVTIGEEITIKDLAMKIRKTAGEVISKLMKLGVMATINESIDFDTAVLVLDEFKIKAEFKTNKRVTEIEITEVDDAKDLKRRPPIITVMGHVDHGKTSLLDAIRATKVTEGEAGGITQHIGAYQVEKNGEKMTFIDTPGHAAFTSMRARGAQITDIAILVVAADDGVMPQTIEAIAHSKAAGVPIIVAVNKMDKEGANPDRVMQQLTEYELVPEDWGGDTIFCKVSAVTKEGLDNLLEMILLVSEILELKANPERHADGFVIEAELDKGRGPVATLLVKQGTLNVGDVVVTGQCVGKVRAMNDESGESITTAPPATPVEVLGLSSVPKAGDIFQSVDNEKYARDIVEQRCIVEKEETVSKSRKVTLEDLFKNFEEGQKKELSLIIKGDVQGSVEALSQSLLNLNTDEVKVGIIHSGVGAITETDVILASASNAIIIGFNVRPDSNAKKVAAQEEVDIKLYRIIYEAIDDVRAAMSGLLEPEIREVELGVAEVRNTFKVPKAGTIAGCYVTSGKITNSANVRIVRGGVIVFDGKLSSLKRFKDDAKEVASGFECGIGFEKFNDMKEGDIIEAYTFEKIAREL; from the coding sequence ATGGGTAAGAAAAGACTTTATGAATTGGCGAAAGAGCTAAAGACAACAAATCAAGAAATGCTATGGGTGGTAAACAAACTTGGAATTGAAGCTAAAAATCATATGAGTACTTTAGCTCCAGATGACGAGAAAAAGGTTAGAGCTTTTATTGCGGAAGCATTTAAAAGATTGGAACAAAAAGAGAATGAACGTAAGAGAGCTGTAAAAGAACGTAAGGATGCAGAAAAAAGAGAAGCAGCTAGGCGCGAAGCAGAAGAAAAGAAAAAGTCTGAAGACGCGACCAAAAGAAAACCAGCGGCGAGACCTGCAACGGATAGACGTCCACAGCCACGACAAGATCGCTCTAGGGATAGTAGACCACCAAGAAAAGCTGATATCCCTGATGAAAAACCAGCATTCGAGATAAAACCAAGCAAAAAATTAAAACAGGCTCCACCTAAAAAGAAAATATATAATTCAGATGAAGAACGACGCCAGAAAAAGATTAAGAAAGAAAAAATCGACAGAAATCTTTCTTTAAGTGAGCGTAGAAGCTATCAAAAAACTAGAAAGAAAAAATCAAAAGGTCCGAAACAACCACCTGCATTAATCACGGAAGTTACGATTGGTGAGGAAATCACGATTAAGGATCTGGCTATGAAAATTCGGAAAACGGCCGGTGAAGTGATTTCAAAATTAATGAAGCTAGGTGTTATGGCGACAATTAATGAAAGCATCGATTTTGATACGGCGGTTTTGGTATTGGATGAATTTAAAATCAAGGCTGAATTCAAAACGAATAAGAGAGTAACTGAGATTGAAATTACTGAAGTAGACGATGCTAAAGATTTGAAGAGACGTCCACCAATTATTACAGTTATGGGTCACGTTGACCATGGTAAAACCTCCCTTTTGGATGCCATCCGTGCAACCAAAGTTACAGAAGGTGAAGCTGGTGGAATAACGCAGCATATTGGTGCTTACCAGGTAGAGAAAAACGGCGAGAAAATGACATTTATTGATACGCCTGGACATGCTGCCTTTACCTCTATGCGTGCCAGGGGTGCGCAAATAACAGATATCGCGATTTTAGTAGTAGCAGCTGATGATGGTGTTATGCCACAAACGATTGAGGCTATTGCGCATTCAAAAGCAGCTGGTGTGCCCATCATAGTAGCTGTGAATAAGATGGACAAAGAAGGTGCAAATCCTGATCGTGTTATGCAACAACTAACCGAATATGAATTGGTTCCAGAAGATTGGGGCGGTGATACCATATTCTGTAAAGTATCTGCAGTAACCAAAGAAGGTCTGGATAATTTACTGGAAATGATTCTGTTAGTATCTGAAATATTGGAATTAAAAGCCAATCCAGAACGCCATGCTGATGGCTTCGTAATTGAAGCTGAGTTGGATAAGGGCAGAGGCCCTGTAGCTACTTTGCTCGTTAAGCAAGGCACATTAAATGTCGGCGATGTAGTTGTAACTGGACAGTGTGTTGGTAAGGTTAGGGCGATGAACGATGAGAGTGGGGAAAGTATTACCACTGCGCCCCCTGCAACTCCGGTTGAAGTGTTAGGACTTAGTTCCGTACCAAAGGCTGGAGATATTTTCCAATCTGTAGATAATGAAAAATATGCACGTGATATCGTTGAGCAACGTTGCATAGTTGAAAAAGAAGAAACTGTTTCTAAAAGCCGTAAAGTAACTTTAGAGGATTTATTCAAAAACTTTGAAGAAGGCCAAAAGAAAGAACTCTCATTAATCATCAAGGGCGATGTGCAAGGTAGTGTGGAAGCATTATCACAGTCATTGTTGAACCTGAATACGGATGAAGTAAAAGTGGGTATTATTCATAGCGGAGTTGGCGCCATTACTGAAACTGACGTTATACTAGCTTCTGCATCAAATGCCATCATCATCGGTTTCAATGTAAGACCGGATAGCAATGCTAAAAAAGTAGCAGCACAAGAAGAAGTAGACATCAAGCTTTACCGTATCATCTATGAAGCGATTGATGATGTTAGAGCTGCTATGTCTGGCCTGTTGGAACCAGAAATTCGTGAAGTAGAGCTAGGTGTTGCCGAAGTGAGAAATACTTTCAAGGTGCCAAAAGCTGGAACGATTGCTGGTTGCTACGTAACTAGTGGGAAGATTACCAATTCTGCTAATGTGCGGATAGTCCGTGGCGGCGTAATTGTATTTGATGGAAAACTTTCTTCCTTAAAACGATTTAAAGACGATGCGAAGGAAGTAGCCAGCGGATTTGAATGTGGCATAGGATTTGAGAAATTCAATGATATGAAAGAGGGCGATATTATTGAGGCTTATACCTTTGAGAAAATTGCCCGCGAACTTTAA
- a CDS encoding ribosome maturation factor RimP — translation MEERFEKEIAKLGYDLRYVEWKKEGAEWFLRFFISSEQGISIDDCELVSRYLDPILDEEYKPSNEGYILEVSSPGIEAPLRKKRDYEEAIGSLIHIKLYEKIDGKKEFEGILESFNDDSIMLDINGSSRQLKREMISSARLAVQF, via the coding sequence ATGGAAGAAAGATTTGAAAAAGAGATTGCAAAGTTAGGTTATGACTTGCGGTACGTGGAATGGAAGAAAGAAGGGGCAGAATGGTTCCTTAGGTTTTTCATCTCTTCTGAGCAAGGAATCTCTATTGATGACTGTGAGCTTGTCTCGCGCTATCTTGACCCTATCTTAGATGAGGAGTATAAACCTTCAAACGAAGGCTATATTCTAGAAGTCTCTTCACCTGGCATTGAAGCTCCTTTGCGGAAGAAACGGGATTATGAAGAAGCGATAGGTTCGCTTATCCATATAAAACTTTATGAGAAAATTGACGGTAAAAAGGAATTCGAAGGAATTTTAGAATCGTTTAATGACGATAGTATAATGCTTGATATAAATGGATCATCAAGGCAATTAAAGCGTGAGATGATCAGTTCTGCGCGGTTGGCAGTACAGTTTTAA
- a CDS encoding glutaredoxin family protein — MWIHVDGNEGVTLQLYALSTCGWCKKTKDLLNEHGVAYDYVFVDNLDSSDQEKALEEMVSYVSEQAFPLLVIDGKDSIQGYKPEKIEEIIKGK; from the coding sequence ATGTGGATTCATGTAGATGGAAATGAAGGGGTAACGTTACAGCTTTACGCATTGTCTACTTGTGGCTGGTGCAAAAAAACTAAGGATCTTCTTAACGAACATGGTGTTGCCTATGACTATGTTTTTGTAGATAATTTGGATTCTTCAGACCAAGAAAAAGCATTAGAAGAAATGGTATCATATGTAAGTGAGCAGGCTTTTCCATTGCTAGTTATTGATGGTAAAGATTCGATTCAAGGTTATAAACCAGAAAAAATTGAAGAAATCATCAAGGGGAAATAG
- a CDS encoding ribosomal L7Ae/L30e/S12e/Gadd45 family protein, whose product MNEETRTLLGFAAKSGNLVSGDNTCRAHLKSIKLVILSKDCSNETAGYFKKQFGNRCYQTGDRYELGIAIGKSPRTVIGIKDSQFARSIEKSMIGSMDEK is encoded by the coding sequence ATGAATGAAGAAACTAGAACCCTTTTAGGGTTTGCTGCAAAATCAGGAAACTTAGTATCCGGTGATAATACCTGTCGCGCACATCTGAAATCCATCAAGCTGGTGATCCTCAGCAAAGATTGCAGTAATGAGACAGCAGGATACTTTAAGAAGCAATTTGGAAATAGATGTTATCAGACCGGAGACCGCTATGAGTTAGGAATAGCCATCGGTAAATCACCTCGTACGGTGATTGGAATCAAAGACTCACAGTTTGCAAGAAGCATTGAGAAATCCATGATAGGGTCAATGGATGAGAAGTAA